In one window of Prevotella sp. E13-17 DNA:
- the pgeF gene encoding peptidoglycan editing factor PgeF: MKQPVLHNYHMGEGVTAFSTTRQGGYSEGRYGEFNINRYCGDSEEAIRQNREALCQLLNIDDAHLLMPHQVHLTEIAVVGDDLSIDLEGYDALMTNVAGVCIGVSTADCIPVLLYDPRQRAVCAIHAGWRGTVKRITEKAVARMTAVYGTRPEDIVAQIGPGIHQDSFEVGDEVYDAFAHEGFNMPAISRKYPVKDSSSKKDSSFFTPHSSFYKWHIDLPQCNRLQLVAAGVLPQQIAVSPICTFEQSDTFFSARRLGIHSGRIFTAIML; the protein is encoded by the coding sequence ATGAAGCAACCTGTACTGCACAATTATCATATGGGCGAAGGTGTCACTGCCTTCAGCACCACACGCCAAGGGGGCTATAGCGAGGGGCGCTATGGCGAGTTCAACATCAATCGCTACTGCGGCGACAGCGAGGAGGCCATCAGGCAGAACCGCGAGGCACTGTGCCAACTGCTGAACATCGACGATGCCCACCTGCTGATGCCTCATCAGGTGCACCTCACAGAGATTGCCGTGGTGGGTGATGATCTAAGTATTGATTTAGAGGGCTACGATGCTTTGATGACCAACGTGGCGGGGGTGTGCATCGGTGTGAGCACGGCCGACTGTATTCCCGTGCTGCTCTACGACCCTCGTCAGCGGGCTGTCTGCGCCATTCATGCTGGTTGGCGTGGCACGGTGAAGCGAATCACCGAGAAGGCTGTGGCACGTATGACGGCCGTCTATGGCACACGTCCCGAAGATATCGTGGCACAGATAGGTCCGGGCATCCATCAAGACAGCTTTGAGGTGGGCGACGAAGTTTATGATGCCTTTGCTCACGAGGGATTCAACATGCCCGCCATCAGCAGAAAATACCCAGTAAAAGATTCTTCATCTAAAAAAGATTCTTCATTCTTCACTCCTCATTCTTCATTTTATAAGTGGCACATCGACCTGCCGCAGTGCAACCGTCTGCAACTCGTAGCTGCCGGCGTACTGCCACAGCAAATAGCCGTTTCGCCTATCTGTACCTTCGAACAGAGCGACACCTTTTTCTCTGCCCGCAGGCTGGGCATTCATTCTGGCCGCATCTTCACGGCCATCATGCTGTAG
- the preA gene encoding NAD-dependent dihydropyrimidine dehydrogenase subunit PreA, with amino-acid sequence MKRQMNIREEAARCLFCQDAPCTQACGTGDPARAIRAIRFDNADIAGQWVAACSEADLERAEQACIHYDRPIRIRELLAAVPQPAKAALPSLEIDFCGFHCENPFFLASSAVCTNYEMVARALEAGWAGVFYKTICMQEIREVSPRFDAVGKPFAGFRNMEQLSENPVDMDFDILHRLKQQFPTKMIVASIMGQTEEEWIELAHMAEEAGVDAVELNFSCPQMRLAGMGSDVGQNTELVTFYTAYVKRTVKIPVIPKMTPNITNINEPAMGAYFAGANAISAINTIKSITLSREVKVSDKYAISGYSGRAVKPIALRFIADMASNPIIKGVEYSGIGGIETWRDALEYIQLGCTNVQVCTAVMEYGYRIIDDLVLGMQHEMVRRGVTRLADCVGELLGSVVKPSDMDRDTVVFPKIDRERCIGCGRCQLSCSDGGHQAITFDRSTRQPHIVGTKCVGCHLCRLVCPTGAIGLSKRIPKKD; translated from the coding sequence ATGAAACGACAAATGAACATCCGGGAAGAAGCCGCACGCTGTCTGTTCTGTCAGGACGCACCGTGTACGCAGGCTTGCGGTACGGGCGACCCCGCCAGGGCCATCCGTGCCATACGTTTTGACAATGCCGATATTGCCGGCCAATGGGTGGCAGCATGCAGCGAGGCCGACCTGGAGCGCGCCGAACAGGCCTGTATCCACTACGACCGTCCGATACGCATCCGAGAGCTGTTGGCTGCCGTGCCACAGCCGGCAAAAGCAGCACTGCCGTCGCTCGAGATAGACTTCTGCGGTTTCCACTGCGAGAACCCCTTCTTCCTGGCCTCGTCGGCCGTGTGTACCAACTACGAGATGGTTGCGCGCGCCCTGGAAGCAGGGTGGGCGGGCGTGTTCTATAAGACCATCTGTATGCAGGAGATTAGGGAGGTGTCGCCTCGCTTCGATGCCGTGGGCAAACCTTTTGCGGGCTTCCGTAACATGGAGCAGCTCAGCGAGAACCCCGTGGACATGGACTTCGACATCCTGCACCGCCTGAAGCAGCAATTCCCCACGAAGATGATTGTGGCCTCGATTATGGGACAGACCGAAGAGGAATGGATAGAACTGGCACACATGGCCGAGGAGGCTGGCGTAGATGCCGTGGAACTGAACTTCTCGTGTCCGCAGATGCGACTGGCGGGCATGGGCAGCGACGTGGGGCAGAATACCGAGCTGGTGACTTTCTATACGGCTTATGTGAAGCGAACAGTGAAGATTCCCGTCATCCCGAAGATGACACCCAACATCACTAATATCAACGAGCCCGCCATGGGCGCCTACTTTGCCGGGGCTAATGCTATCTCGGCCATCAACACCATCAAGAGCATCACGCTCAGTCGGGAGGTGAAGGTCAGCGATAAGTATGCCATCTCGGGCTATTCAGGACGGGCCGTGAAGCCCATTGCCCTGCGATTTATTGCCGACATGGCTTCGAACCCCATCATCAAGGGTGTGGAGTATAGTGGCATTGGTGGCATCGAGACCTGGCGCGACGCGTTGGAATATATACAGCTGGGATGCACCAACGTGCAGGTATGTACAGCAGTGATGGAATATGGCTACCGCATCATCGACGACCTGGTGCTGGGCATGCAGCACGAGATGGTGCGCCGCGGCGTGACACGACTGGCCGACTGTGTGGGCGAGTTGCTGGGCAGTGTGGTGAAGCCTTCCGACATGGACCGCGACACGGTGGTGTTTCCCAAGATAGACCGCGAGCGCTGCATCGGTTGCGGTCGCTGTCAGCTGTCGTGCAGCGATGGCGGCCATCAGGCAATCACGTTCGACAGGTCCACGCGCCAGCCGCATATCGTAGGTACAAAGTGCGTGGGCTGTCACCTCTGCCGACTGGTGTGTCCTACAGGTGCCATCGGACTCTCAAAGCGCATCCCAAAGAAAGACTGA
- a CDS encoding DUF389 domain-containing protein — translation MDINYMISKAKVYFNLMPDKDDEQGIIDQISSGVSFRGANLWVLIFAIFIASLGLNVNSTAVIIGAMLISPLMGPIIGMGLAVGINDLELLKRAAKNFSVATGISVLTATIYFIITPLGDAQSELLARTSPTLYDVLIAFCGGAAGIIALCTRGKGNVIPGVAIATALMPPLCTAGYGLATGHFLYFLGAFYLFFINTVFIALATYCGVRLMHFQRHEFASADLAIKARRLIMGIVVVTMLPATVVTVFIVRRSIFENNVRKFVKTELTQPGTQIISSDVEKDSMQLRIVAVGREITDVMQASAERHMELYGMKGYQLRIIQGVQTDSILTLNNRLSSINTTREADRQQLLELSAKNTTLTNRLEGYTRYESMSAALRPELKVLFPQVSAIGLAPMAESVADSARQAHFVMALVTTPASHRLSVSERQMLHDWLQARIIADSILVVEK, via the coding sequence ATGGATATCAACTACATGATTAGCAAGGCCAAGGTTTACTTCAACCTGATGCCCGACAAAGACGACGAACAAGGTATCATCGATCAGATCAGCAGCGGCGTGTCGTTTCGCGGCGCCAACCTGTGGGTGCTCATCTTTGCCATCTTCATAGCTTCACTGGGACTCAACGTCAACTCCACGGCTGTCATCATCGGCGCCATGCTCATATCGCCACTCATGGGACCTATCATCGGCATGGGACTGGCCGTGGGCATCAACGATCTGGAATTGCTCAAGCGGGCTGCCAAGAACTTCAGCGTGGCAACGGGCATCAGCGTGCTCACCGCCACCATCTATTTCATCATCACACCGCTGGGCGATGCCCAGTCTGAGCTGTTGGCACGCACCTCACCCACGCTCTACGATGTGCTCATCGCCTTCTGCGGCGGTGCGGCTGGCATCATCGCGCTCTGCACGCGCGGCAAGGGCAACGTCATCCCGGGCGTTGCCATCGCCACGGCACTGATGCCGCCATTGTGTACGGCGGGCTACGGACTGGCCACAGGCCACTTCCTCTATTTCCTGGGCGCCTTCTACCTGTTCTTCATCAACACCGTGTTCATTGCGCTGGCCACCTATTGCGGCGTACGCCTGATGCACTTCCAGCGCCACGAGTTTGCCTCGGCCGACCTGGCCATCAAGGCGCGGCGCCTCATCATGGGCATCGTCGTGGTGACGATGCTGCCTGCCACGGTAGTCACCGTGTTCATCGTGCGTCGCAGCATCTTCGAGAACAACGTGCGTAAGTTTGTCAAGACCGAGCTGACGCAGCCAGGCACACAGATCATCTCGTCTGATGTTGAGAAAGACAGCATGCAACTGCGCATCGTGGCGGTGGGTCGCGAGATTACAGATGTCATGCAGGCCAGTGCTGAGCGCCACATGGAGCTCTACGGCATGAAGGGCTATCAGCTGCGCATCATTCAGGGCGTACAGACCGACAGCATCCTGACGCTGAACAACCGGCTGTCAAGTATCAACACCACGCGTGAGGCCGACCGTCAGCAACTGCTGGAGCTATCGGCCAAGAACACCACGCTGACCAACCGGTTAGAGGGTTACACGCGCTATGAGAGCATGTCGGCGGCACTGCGCCCCGAACTGAAAGTGCTGTTCCCACAGGTGTCCGCCATCGGCTTGGCGCCCATGGCTGAGTCGGTAGCCGACAGCGCCCGTCAGGCGCACTTCGTCATGGCGCTGGTCACCACACCCGCCAGCCATCGCCTGTCTGTCAGCGAGCGCCAGATGCTGCACGACTGGCTGCAGGCGCGCATCATTGCCGACAGTATCCTGGTGGTAGAGAAGTGA
- a CDS encoding DMT family transporter, protein MAYIGELISIGVAFSWTATALLSEFGSKRLGNLTLNVMRMALALLFSLVLFYATTGSIVPAGASAEAAGWMLLSGLVGYVIGDFCLFQCYIIIGSRFGQLFMTLAPVSAALMAWITLGQKMTMMSIVAMLITLVGIGTSVLGRGEHHRFSLKLPLNGVLFAIGAAMCQGIGLVLSKIGMDHYQMDPGMPEWLVPFSANFYRCIAGIIGFSVLLFLRGETKHFRESVRDRKGIAIAMATTLFGPFIGVGFSLMAVQYTAAGIASTLMATTPIIILLPSRWLFHERITWRAVLGAFISVIGVSLFFLG, encoded by the coding sequence ATGGCTTATATAGGCGAATTGATTTCTATTGGTGTAGCATTCTCGTGGACGGCTACAGCACTACTGAGTGAGTTTGGTTCGAAACGACTGGGCAACCTGACACTGAACGTGATGCGCATGGCATTGGCGCTGCTGTTTTCGTTAGTGCTGTTCTATGCCACGACGGGCAGTATCGTGCCTGCGGGTGCCAGTGCCGAGGCTGCCGGCTGGATGCTGTTGTCTGGTCTGGTGGGCTATGTGATAGGCGACTTCTGTCTGTTTCAGTGCTACATCATCATCGGTTCGCGCTTTGGTCAGCTGTTTATGACGCTGGCGCCCGTGTCGGCAGCCCTGATGGCGTGGATCACGCTGGGTCAGAAGATGACGATGATGAGCATCGTTGCCATGCTGATTACGCTGGTGGGTATCGGCACTTCGGTGCTGGGTCGCGGCGAGCATCACCGCTTCTCGCTGAAGCTGCCCCTGAACGGCGTGCTCTTTGCCATTGGCGCCGCCATGTGTCAGGGCATCGGACTGGTGTTGAGCAAGATAGGTATGGATCATTATCAGATGGATCCCGGCATGCCCGAGTGGTTGGTGCCTTTCAGTGCCAACTTCTATCGTTGCATTGCGGGCATCATAGGTTTCAGCGTGCTGCTGTTCTTGCGCGGTGAAACCAAGCATTTCCGTGAGTCGGTGCGCGACCGCAAGGGCATTGCCATTGCGATGGCCACCACGCTTTTTGGTCCCTTTATCGGTGTCGGCTTTTCGCTGATGGCGGTGCAATATACCGCTGCCGGCATTGCCTCTACGCTGATGGCCACCACCCCCATCATCATTCTGTTGCCCTCGCGCTGGTTGTTCCACGAGCGCATCACGTGGCGTGCCGTGCTGGGTGCCTTCATCTCGGTGATCGGCGTCAGCCTGTTCTTCTTGGGCTGA